The following are from one region of the Littorina saxatilis isolate snail1 linkage group LG2, US_GU_Lsax_2.0, whole genome shotgun sequence genome:
- the LOC138958201 gene encoding ubiquitin carboxyl-terminal hydrolase isozyme L5-like: MAAAGDWCLIESDPGVFTELIKGFGCKGVQVEEIWSLDKDSFETLKPVHGLIFLFKWVPDKEPDGSVVEDSRLEKIFFAKQVINNACATQAILSILLNCTHSDVSLGETLGSFKDFSQNFDPALRGLSLSNSDLIRQVHNSFSRQQMFEFDEKMAKKDDDVFHFVGYIPFEGRLYELDGLKDGPVDLGAIPADTEWTDVVRPVIEKRIQKYSADEIHFNLMAVVSDRKMSYEKKLAEIQQKVDQGGMDTDDLQAEISRLTFLIQDEEKKGNQYKIENIRRRHNYLPFIMELLKILASEKKLLPLIEKAKEVAAQKRSEKEKAKQTAAS, translated from the exons ATGGCCGCTGCCGGTGACTGGTGCTTGATAGAAAGTGATCCAGGAGTGTTTACTGAGCTGATTAAAGGCTTTG GTTGCAAAGGTGTTCAGGTGGAAGAAATATGGAGCCTGGACAAAGACAGTTTTGAAACCCTGaa ACCAGTTCATGGACTGATCTTCCTGTTCAAATGGGTGCCAGACAAAGAGCCTGATGGCTCAGTGGTAGAAGACAGCCGTTTGGAAAAGATCTTCTTTGCCAAACAG GTGATCAACAATGCGTGTGCCACCCAAGCCATTCTCAGCATCTTGCTCAACTGCACACATTCTGATGTTTCTCTGGGGGAGACGCTCGGTAGCTTCAAGGACTTTTCACAAAACTTTGACCCAGCG CTACGAGGACTGAGTCTCAGCAATTCTGACCTGATCAGGCAGGTCCACAACAGCTTTTCAAG GCAGCAGATGTTTGAGTTTGACGAGAAGATGGCAAAGAAAGATGATGACGTCTTTCATTTTGTGGGCTACATTCCTTTTGAGGGCCGTCTGTACGAGCTTGATGGTCTCAAGGACGGACCTGTAGATTTGG GTGCTATACCAGCAGACACAGAGTGGACAGATGTTGTCAGGCCTGTCATAGAAAAACGCATACAGAA GTACAGTGCAGATGAGATTCACTTCAATCTTATGGCGGTTGTGTCCGACAGAAAAATGTCATACGAGAAGAAACTTGCAGAGATTCAACAAAAAGTGGAC CAAGGTGGAATGGACACAGATGACCTACAGGCAGAAATAAGTCGCCTCACCTTCCTCATTCAAGACGAGGAAAAAAAGGGAAATCAGTACAAG ATTGAAAATATCCGACGCAGACACAATTACCTCCCTTTTATAATGGAGCTGTTGAAGATCCTTGCATCTGAAAAGAAACTGTTGCCTTTGATAGAGAAG GCAAAAGAGGTAGCAGCACAGAAAAGAAGCGAGAAAGAAAAGGCAAAGCAGACAGCAGCATCTTAG